The Pyrenophora tritici-repentis strain M4 chromosome 10, whole genome shotgun sequence genome contains a region encoding:
- a CDS encoding DUF3295 multi-domain protein: MPLRAERPIVRVEHSSMRTIETRSTENLFGLWSVFARCSPAMEDGKRYENMAWRLWSRETFCCQPDPVAAPQWSFQRQLSDMPELSTSVASDDSNLLDSALTTTSRSDLSASRPDLRRHDSATSQARGRHMTPIGLEKVVNSIQEKKFIEPLSPLPPQLAPPASEQKLNTDTTPRRSTPPSLARPIPEASTSTVATSVNCDIMSPAVGSEASTSTEVSEHSVVRGFEPGHISTSIRSSTNLNPTPILKKTCSFLTKPLPTKADYTKKKQPMFTLGGSSEEENSCSFDAYSPAQRSSLTDHLRRGPPMRKTTSFKAEVSTRTYHDASESEAAIESDSEDDVDESAIEEEDSDDEEWEDDDNEESGPPSVVDRPMFPRVDSRVNLSSRRSLLTTALHQDDRAAALQNAASQSSSAIRRSRTTAPNGPSTGNSPQEDCGLMMRAQASRPKPIIMTTSNVHPPTMSPKTIRRQMLTNELTGSLRQNLLWERQQKNATTNAVSKRQQSAVNLPALRRAMTTGDVQGLNTNAQQSQIRSTTFRDDNKAISSFNDVFEHGLGDYHKSGW; encoded by the exons ATGCCTCTCCGCGCAGAACGCCCAATAGTGCGCGTCGAGCACAGCTCCATGCGTACCATCGAAACCCGCAGCACCGAGAACCTCTTTGGCCTCTGGTCTG TCTTTGCACGCTGCTCGCCAGCCATGGAAGACGGCAAGCGTTACGAGAACATGGCCTGGAGGCTGTGGTCCCGCGAGACGTTTTGCTGCCAGCCAGACCCAGTAGCCGCGCCACAGTGGTCGTTCCAGCGCCAGCTCTCCGATATGCCCGAGCTGTCCACAAGCGTCGCCTCGGATGATTCGAACTTGCTAGACAGCGCACTTACCACTACTTCCCGCTCAGATCTTTCAGCTTCGCGTCCCGACCTTCGCCGCCACGACTCCGCAACCAGCCAGGCCCGCGGAAGGCATATGACCCCCATCGGCCTAGAAAAGGTCGTCAACTCGATACAAGAGAAGAAGTTCATTGAGCCTCTCTCGCCCCTTCCTCCTCAGCTTGCCCCGCCCGCATCCGAGCAAAAGCTCAACACCGACACCACCCCCCGCAGATCCACCCCCCCATCACTCGCACGCCCTATTCCAGAAGCCTCCACTTCCACCGTTGCGACAAGCGTCAACTGCGACATCATGAGCCCTGCCGTCGGCTCAGAGGCCAGCACCTCGACCGAAGTCAGCGAGCACAGCGTGGTCCGCGGCTTCGAGCCTGGCCACATCTCCACCTCTATCCGCTCAAGCACCAACCTCAACCCCACTCCCATCCTGAAGAAGACCTGCAGCTTCCTCACTAAGCCGCTACCGACAAAGGCCGACTAcaccaagaagaagcagcCCATGTTCACCCTCGGTGGATCATCCGAGGAGGAGAACAGCTGCTCTTTCGATGCTTACTCACCAGCACAGCGCAGCTCATTGACTGATCACCTCCGCAGGGGTCCTCCCATGCGCAAGACGACCTCATTCAAAGCTGAGGTCAGCACTCGCACCTATCATGATGCCTCtgagagcgaggcagccatCGAAAGCGATAGTGAAGACGATGTTGACGAGAGCGCCATTGAGGAAGAGGACTCGGACGACGAAGAGTGGGAGGATGATGACAATGAGGAAAGCGGCCCTCCCAGCGTTGTCGACCGTCCCATGTTCCCTCGTGTCGATTCCAGAGTCAACCTCAGCTCCCGCCGATCCCTCCTCACCACTGCCCTGCATCAAGATGACCGCGCAGCAGCTCTACAGAATGCAGCATCTCAATCATCATCTGCTATCCGTCGCTCCCGCACCACAGCACCAAACGGCCCTTCCACCGGCAATTCGCCTCAAGAAGACTGCGGTCTCATGATGCGAGCACAAGCCTCCCGCCCCAAGCCCATCATCATGACCACTTCCAACGTACATCCACCAACAATGAGCCCCAAGACAATACGTAGACAAATGCTTACCAACGAGTTGACTGGGAGCCTCCGACAGAACCTGCTGTGGGAGAGGCAGCAAAAGAATGCTACCACCAACGCGGTTTCCAAGCGCCAACAGAGCGCTGTCAACCTACCGGCCCTGCGCCGAGCCATGACAACAGGCGACGTCCAGGGCCTCAACACCAACGCACAACAGTCCCAGATCAGGTCGACGACCTTCAGGGACGACAACAAGGCCATCAGCTCGTTTAATGACGTCTTTGAGCATGGCCTTGGCGACTACCACAAGTCAGGATGGTAG